Proteins from one Micromonospora sp. M71_S20 genomic window:
- the metF gene encoding methylenetetrahydrofolate reductase [NAD(P)H], with product MALGLPSVLPNPQPAIGELIRDRQPTFSFEFFPPKTTQGERLLWQAIRELESLRPSFVSITYGAGGSTRDTTVAVTERIATETTLLPMAHLTAVNHSVAELRHVIGRLAGVGVRNVLAVRGDPPGDPGGDWVRHPEGVLYAEDLVRLVRDAGDFSVGVAAFPYKHPRSPDVASDTEHFVRKCQAGADFAITQMFFDADDYLRLRDRVAATGCDTPILAGVMPVTQIGTIERSTQLSGAPFPPALADQFAKVADDPEAVRRLGVEQASEMCRRLLDEGVPGIHFITLNRSTATREVWQNLQVAARM from the coding sequence GTGGCGCTCGGTCTTCCATCGGTCCTCCCCAATCCGCAGCCGGCGATCGGGGAGCTGATCCGTGACCGCCAGCCGACCTTCTCCTTCGAGTTCTTCCCGCCCAAGACCACGCAGGGCGAGCGGCTGCTGTGGCAGGCGATCCGCGAGCTGGAGTCGCTGCGCCCGTCGTTCGTCTCGATCACCTACGGCGCGGGCGGGTCGACCCGCGACACCACCGTCGCGGTCACCGAGCGGATCGCCACCGAGACCACCCTGCTGCCGATGGCCCACCTGACCGCGGTCAACCACTCCGTGGCCGAGCTGCGCCACGTCATCGGCCGGCTCGCCGGGGTCGGGGTGCGCAACGTGCTCGCCGTGCGGGGCGACCCGCCGGGCGACCCGGGCGGCGACTGGGTGCGCCACCCCGAGGGGGTGCTCTACGCCGAGGACCTGGTCCGCCTGGTGCGCGACGCCGGCGACTTCAGCGTCGGGGTGGCGGCCTTCCCCTACAAGCACCCGCGTTCACCCGACGTGGCCAGCGACACGGAGCACTTCGTGCGCAAGTGCCAGGCCGGCGCCGACTTCGCGATCACCCAGATGTTCTTCGACGCCGACGACTACCTGCGGCTGCGCGACCGGGTCGCCGCCACCGGCTGCGACACCCCGATCCTGGCCGGCGTGATGCCGGTGACCCAGATCGGCACCATCGAGCGCTCCACGCAGCTCTCGGGGGCGCCCTTCCCGCCGGCCCTGGCCGACCAGTTCGCGAAGGTCGCCGACGACCCGGAGGCGGTACGCCGGCTCGGCGTCGAGCAGGCCAGCGAGATGTGCCGGCGGCTGCTCGACGAGGGCGTGCCGGGGATCCACTTCATCACCCTCAACCGTTCCACCGCCACCCGCGAGGTGTGGCAGAACCTCCAGGTCGCCGCACGGATGTGA
- a CDS encoding CDP-alcohol phosphatidyltransferase family protein: MVGTQLNWDEYATAWARLHGGFDPRAAAPVVRAWLRFAYHVGFVLGRLRVGPTPVTVVGVLLCACVPLFAVRPQDGPFLAALFVLLAAVADSVDGAVAVATNRTTRLGYVYDSLADRLGEVAWLAAFWLIGAPGALVVTAGALSWLHEYVRARAVSAGMRELGAVTVGERPTRVSVALAGLLLAGLTGLIEPDLAAGTITMATAVWVLLAGFGLGQLLSAVRRALIDAG, encoded by the coding sequence GTGGTGGGCACACAGCTGAACTGGGACGAGTACGCCACGGCCTGGGCACGGCTGCACGGGGGCTTCGACCCCCGGGCGGCGGCCCCGGTCGTCCGCGCCTGGCTGCGGTTCGCCTACCACGTCGGGTTCGTGCTGGGCCGGCTGCGGGTCGGCCCGACCCCGGTCACCGTGGTCGGCGTGCTGCTCTGCGCCTGCGTGCCGCTGTTCGCCGTACGGCCGCAGGACGGTCCCTTCCTCGCGGCGCTGTTCGTGCTGCTCGCCGCGGTGGCGGACAGCGTCGACGGCGCGGTGGCGGTGGCCACGAACCGAACCACCCGGCTCGGCTACGTCTACGACTCGCTGGCGGACCGGCTCGGCGAGGTCGCCTGGCTGGCCGCGTTCTGGCTGATCGGCGCGCCGGGGGCGCTCGTCGTGACCGCCGGTGCGCTCTCCTGGCTGCACGAGTACGTCCGCGCCCGGGCGGTCTCCGCCGGCATGCGGGAACTCGGCGCGGTGACCGTGGGGGAGCGCCCCACCCGGGTCTCGGTGGCCCTGGCCGGGCTGCTGCTGGCCGGGCTGACCGGGCTGATCGAGCCGGACCTGGCCGCCGGCACGATCACCATGGCGACCGCCGTGTGGGTGCTGCTGGCCGGCTTCGGCCTCGGCCAGTTGCTCTCCGCCGTCCGCCGCGCCCTGATCGACGCCGGCTGA
- a CDS encoding NAD(P)/FAD-dependent oxidoreductase encodes MARIVVVGAGVGGLATAARLAATGHQVTVLERAGTVGGKLGRYVRDTPAGPFHFDTGPSLLTLPDVFHDLFEATGAKLDEYLDLAPVDPIVRHVFPGGGPALDSCADPAEFAARIGAAFGDRAATDWQRLWRRAARVWQASHRDILCRPIDSPLDLAALAWRLGDLAAIGPGRTLRGLGRRHLSDPRLRMLLDRYATYTGADPRRAPAALVAVPYAELTFGGWYLRGGLGTLADALLTRCLDLGVVVQTGATVTRIDAAGGRVHGVRLRGVTAPVPADVVVANVDALALYRDLLPSPRRLAGLTDRSLAGFVLLLGVAGDSGLAHHNVFFPRDYDAEFDAVFGRPGRGVRARPAADPTVFVTVADDPMVRPAGHEAWFVLVNAPRHGTATGAVDWRRPGLAEAYADRVLEVLAGRGVDVRDRLVFREVRTPADLDDATGAPGGSIYGTAGGLLRPANRGPAHGLWLVGGSSHPGGGLPMVTLSAQIVADDIGPAW; translated from the coding sequence ATGGCGCGGATCGTGGTCGTCGGCGCCGGGGTGGGAGGGCTGGCCACCGCCGCCCGGCTGGCCGCCACCGGGCACCAGGTCACCGTGCTCGAACGCGCGGGCACCGTCGGCGGCAAGCTCGGCCGGTACGTGCGCGACACCCCGGCGGGCCCGTTCCACTTCGACACCGGGCCGAGCCTGCTCACCCTGCCCGACGTCTTCCACGACCTGTTCGAGGCGACCGGCGCGAAGCTCGACGAGTACCTGGACCTGGCGCCAGTGGACCCGATCGTGCGGCACGTCTTCCCCGGCGGCGGCCCGGCCCTCGACTCCTGCGCCGACCCGGCCGAGTTCGCCGCCCGGATCGGCGCGGCCTTCGGCGACCGGGCCGCCACGGACTGGCAGCGGCTGTGGCGCCGGGCCGCGCGGGTGTGGCAGGCGTCGCACCGGGACATCCTGTGCCGCCCGATCGACTCCCCGCTGGACCTGGCCGCGCTGGCCTGGCGGCTGGGCGACCTGGCCGCCATCGGCCCGGGCCGGACGCTGCGCGGGCTGGGCCGACGGCACCTGTCCGACCCCCGGCTGCGGATGCTGCTGGACCGGTACGCCACCTACACCGGCGCCGACCCGCGCCGGGCGCCGGCCGCGCTGGTCGCCGTGCCCTACGCCGAGCTGACCTTCGGCGGCTGGTACCTGCGCGGCGGGCTGGGCACGCTCGCCGACGCGCTGCTCACCCGCTGCCTGGACCTCGGCGTGGTCGTGCAGACCGGCGCCACCGTCACCCGGATCGACGCCGCGGGCGGGCGGGTGCACGGCGTACGCCTGCGCGGCGTCACCGCCCCGGTCCCCGCCGACGTGGTGGTGGCCAACGTCGACGCGCTCGCCCTCTACCGGGACCTGCTGCCCAGCCCGCGCCGGCTGGCCGGGCTGACCGACCGCAGCCTGGCCGGTTTCGTGCTGCTGCTCGGCGTCGCCGGCGACTCCGGGCTGGCCCACCACAACGTGTTCTTCCCCCGCGACTACGACGCCGAGTTCGACGCGGTCTTCGGCCGCCCGGGGCGCGGCGTGCGGGCCCGACCGGCGGCCGATCCCACCGTCTTCGTCACCGTGGCCGACGACCCGATGGTCCGGCCCGCCGGTCACGAGGCGTGGTTCGTGCTGGTCAACGCGCCCCGGCACGGCACCGCCACCGGTGCCGTCGACTGGCGCCGGCCCGGCCTCGCCGAGGCGTACGCCGACCGGGTCCTCGAGGTGCTGGCCGGGCGCGGCGTCGACGTGCGGGACCGGCTGGTGTTCCGGGAGGTCCGCACCCCGGCCGACCTGGACGACGCGACCGGCGCGCCCGGCGGGTCGATCTACGGCACCGCCGGCGGCCTGCTGCGCCCGGCCAACCGGGGCCCGGCGCACGGGCTGTGGCTGGTCGGCGGCTCCAGCCACCCGGGCGGCGGCCTGCCGATGGTGACCCTCTCCGCCCAGATCGTCGCCGACGACATCGGCCCCGCCTGGTAG
- a CDS encoding glycosyltransferase family 2 protein — translation MTAVLALLLGVAALTAHTLVNAGRWLRRPAERPAPVTEPVAVLLPLRDEAARVTPCLRALLTQRGVPRLRVVVLDDGSTDGTADVVRAVAGDDPRVTLLHGVAPPPGWLGKPHACWQLATRADPAATALVFVDADVVLAPDAVAAAVTELRAARVTLLSPYPRILVATVADRLVQPLLQWLWLTFLPLRAMERSRRPSLAAAGGQFLVVDRAGYEAAGGHAVVAGKILEDVELARAVKRAGGRIALADGSRLAACRMYEDWPQLRDGYSKSLWATFGHPGAAAVVVALLLLLYTAPPLLAVVALAAGAPTVAAAALAAYLLGVAGRAVSARATGGRWWPDALAHPVSVVVLGWLTLRSYHLRKRRRLSWRGRPVT, via the coding sequence ATGACCGCCGTCCTGGCGCTGCTGCTCGGCGTGGCCGCGCTGACCGCGCACACCCTGGTCAACGCCGGCCGCTGGCTGCGCCGACCGGCCGAGCGGCCGGCGCCGGTCACCGAGCCCGTGGCGGTGCTGCTGCCGCTGCGCGACGAGGCCGCGCGGGTCACCCCGTGCCTGCGCGCGCTGCTCACCCAGCGGGGCGTGCCGCGGCTGCGTGTGGTGGTGCTCGACGACGGGTCGACCGACGGCACCGCGGACGTGGTCCGCGCGGTGGCGGGCGACGACCCCCGGGTCACCCTGCTCCACGGGGTCGCCCCGCCGCCGGGCTGGCTGGGCAAGCCGCACGCCTGCTGGCAGCTGGCCACCCGGGCCGACCCCGCGGCGACCGCGCTGGTCTTCGTCGACGCCGACGTGGTGCTCGCCCCGGACGCGGTCGCGGCGGCCGTCACCGAGCTGCGTGCCGCGCGGGTGACGCTGCTGTCGCCGTACCCCCGGATCCTGGTGGCGACGGTGGCCGACCGGCTGGTCCAGCCGCTGTTGCAGTGGCTGTGGCTCACCTTCCTGCCGCTGCGGGCGATGGAGCGTTCGCGGCGGCCGTCGCTGGCCGCCGCCGGCGGGCAGTTCCTGGTGGTGGACCGGGCCGGCTACGAGGCCGCCGGCGGGCACGCCGTGGTGGCCGGGAAGATCCTGGAGGACGTCGAGCTGGCCCGCGCGGTCAAGCGGGCCGGCGGCCGGATCGCCCTCGCCGACGGCTCGCGGCTGGCCGCCTGCCGGATGTACGAGGACTGGCCGCAGCTGCGCGACGGCTACTCGAAGTCGCTCTGGGCGACCTTCGGGCACCCGGGGGCGGCGGCCGTCGTGGTGGCCCTGCTGCTCCTGCTCTACACCGCTCCCCCGCTGCTGGCGGTCGTCGCCCTGGCCGCCGGCGCGCCGACGGTGGCCGCGGCGGCGCTCGCCGCCTACCTGCTCGGGGTGGCCGGGCGGGCGGTCAGCGCCCGGGCGACCGGCGGCCGGTGGTGGCCCGACGCGCTGGCACACCCCGTGTCGGTCGTGGTCCTCGGTTGGCTGACCCTGCGGTCGTACCATCTGCGGAAGCGGCGTCGCCTGTCCTGGCGCGGCCGCCCCGTCACCTAG
- a CDS encoding carotenoid biosynthesis protein — protein sequence MTRRLSWALLAVLVLAQICYPLTTGETRARLTVATVVLGYLLSVGHALLSRGPRTAAALVAVATGGGFAIEALGVATGFPFGSYDYSGELGPKLAGVPLIIPLAWTWMAWPAWLAATRLTGGDAGGRAGRRGGAYVVRRIALAAVGLAAWDLFLDPQMVAEGYWVWRDATPALPGLPGIPVSNYLGWLLFAVLMMSALRPLAGPAVATTDGRDGPMFALWLWTYFSSVLAHAVFLDLPASALWGAVGMSVATVPLAVTLLRSRRDDRHRSRQPQRPGVDATA from the coding sequence GTGACCCGACGGCTGTCCTGGGCGCTGCTGGCCGTGCTGGTGCTGGCGCAGATCTGCTACCCGCTGACCACCGGGGAGACCCGGGCCCGGCTGACCGTCGCCACCGTCGTGCTCGGCTACCTGCTCTCGGTCGGCCACGCGCTGCTCAGCCGGGGCCCGCGTACGGCGGCGGCGCTGGTCGCGGTGGCCACGGGCGGCGGGTTCGCCATCGAGGCGCTCGGCGTGGCCACCGGCTTCCCGTTCGGCAGCTACGACTACTCCGGCGAGCTGGGGCCGAAGCTGGCCGGGGTGCCGCTGATCATCCCGCTGGCCTGGACCTGGATGGCCTGGCCGGCCTGGCTGGCCGCCACCCGGCTGACCGGGGGCGACGCCGGCGGCCGGGCGGGGCGGCGGGGCGGCGCGTACGTCGTCCGGCGGATCGCGCTGGCCGCCGTCGGGCTGGCCGCCTGGGACCTCTTCCTCGACCCGCAGATGGTGGCCGAGGGCTACTGGGTCTGGCGGGACGCCACCCCCGCGCTGCCCGGTCTGCCCGGCATCCCGGTGAGCAACTACCTGGGCTGGCTGCTCTTCGCCGTGCTGATGATGAGCGCGCTGCGTCCGCTGGCCGGGCCCGCCGTGGCCACCACCGACGGGCGGGACGGCCCGATGTTCGCGCTCTGGCTGTGGACGTACTTCTCCAGCGTGCTGGCCCACGCGGTCTTCCTAGACCTGCCCGCCTCGGCGCTCTGGGGCGCGGTCGGCATGTCGGTGGCCACCGTGCCGCTGGCGGTCACGCTGCTCCGTTCCCGCCGCGACGACCGGCACCGGTCCCGTCAGCCGCAGCGCCCCGGCGTCGACGCGACGGCATGA
- a CDS encoding GNAT family N-acetyltransferase, with product MRLVRWTPDDLVRRLDDVVAVYGEAMGYRPELLESRRGYIATHVRRPGFRAVASLTSEGHLAGFGYGYLGGSGQWWHDQVWRALDAPTRQRWLTHCFEVVELHVRPPAQGHGLGARQLRALLSLAEGTTTLLSTPEADEQRSRAWRLYRRFGFVDVLRHFHFPGDERPFGVLGRDLPLEPPTPTPPDRGAA from the coding sequence ATGAGGTTGGTGCGGTGGACGCCGGACGATCTCGTCCGACGGCTGGACGACGTGGTGGCCGTCTACGGCGAGGCGATGGGGTACCGCCCGGAGCTGCTGGAGTCCCGGCGCGGCTACATCGCCACCCACGTACGCCGACCCGGCTTCCGCGCCGTCGCCAGCCTGACCAGCGAGGGCCACCTGGCCGGCTTCGGCTACGGCTACCTGGGCGGCTCCGGGCAGTGGTGGCACGACCAGGTCTGGCGGGCGCTGGACGCCCCGACCCGGCAGCGCTGGCTGACCCACTGCTTCGAGGTGGTCGAGCTGCACGTCCGCCCGCCCGCGCAGGGGCACGGCCTGGGCGCGCGGCAGCTGCGGGCCCTGCTCAGCCTGGCGGAGGGCACGACCACGCTGCTCTCCACCCCCGAGGCCGACGAACAGCGGTCCCGGGCCTGGCGGCTGTACCGCCGGTTCGGCTTCGTCGACGTCCTGCGCCACTTCCACTTCCCCGGCGACGAGCGCCCGTTCGGTGTGCTCGGCCGGGACCTGCCGCTGGAGCCGCCGACACCCACCCCGCCCGACCGGGGCGCCGCGTGA
- a CDS encoding monooxygenase, translating into MGTDVPELVTLHVWRTSRAALPRALTRMAVDPRRLRAVPGVRFGKLLGTGTGTGFGPGDADLTRWAALTVWDSPAAAAGFDGSPVGRAWARIARASVRVDLRPLSSRGEWSGRRPFGEPPGGRVTGPVLALTRARLRPRRAATFWRAIPPVAAALHAAPGLLARFGVGEAPLGWQGTVSVWREPTDLVAFAYRHPEHRAAIMRTPTEGWYAEELFARFEVRDVVGDRAVLGWVADGDPGAVEGVRA; encoded by the coding sequence ATGGGGACCGACGTCCCGGAGCTGGTCACGCTGCACGTGTGGCGCACCTCCCGCGCCGCGCTGCCCCGGGCGTTGACCCGGATGGCGGTCGACCCCCGCCGGCTGCGCGCCGTGCCCGGCGTGCGGTTCGGCAAGCTGCTCGGCACCGGGACCGGCACCGGCTTCGGGCCGGGCGACGCCGACCTCACCCGGTGGGCGGCGCTGACCGTGTGGGACTCCCCCGCCGCCGCGGCCGGCTTCGACGGCTCGCCGGTGGGGCGGGCCTGGGCGCGGATCGCCCGCGCGTCCGTCCGGGTCGACCTGCGCCCGCTGAGCAGCCGGGGCGAGTGGTCGGGGCGCCGGCCGTTCGGGGAGCCGCCCGGCGGCCGGGTCACCGGCCCGGTGCTGGCGCTGACCCGGGCCCGGCTGCGGCCACGGCGGGCGGCCACCTTCTGGCGGGCGATCCCCCCGGTGGCCGCCGCGCTGCACGCCGCACCCGGCCTGCTGGCCCGCTTCGGCGTCGGCGAGGCCCCGCTGGGCTGGCAGGGCACGGTGAGCGTGTGGCGCGAGCCGACGGACCTCGTGGCGTTCGCGTACCGTCACCCGGAGCACCGGGCGGCGATCATGCGGACCCCCACCGAAGGGTGGTACGCGGAGGAGCTCTTCGCGCGGTTCGAGGTGCGCGACGTGGTGGGTGACCGGGCGGTGCTGGGGTGGGTCGCGGACGGCGATCCGGGAGCGGTGGAGGGTGTACGGGCATGA
- a CDS encoding YbaK/EbsC family protein, translating into MQPHPNVRAVQDVLDAAGARDGSGAASLVRLLPDAVHTAAAAAEALGVAVGQIANSLVFEADGAPLLVLTSGAHRVDAAGLAASIGVGRLRRATPEFVRTHTGQVIGGVAPVGHPRPLRTLVDTALESYDEIWAAGGVPRAVFPTTYPELLRVTGGVPTGVA; encoded by the coding sequence ATGCAGCCACACCCGAACGTGCGGGCGGTGCAGGACGTGCTCGACGCCGCGGGCGCCCGGGACGGGTCCGGCGCCGCGAGCCTCGTCCGCCTGCTGCCCGACGCGGTCCACACCGCCGCTGCCGCCGCCGAGGCGCTCGGCGTCGCGGTCGGCCAGATCGCCAACTCGCTCGTCTTCGAGGCGGACGGCGCGCCGCTGCTGGTGCTCACCTCCGGCGCGCACCGGGTGGACGCCGCCGGCCTGGCCGCGTCCATCGGGGTCGGCCGGCTGCGCCGGGCCACCCCCGAGTTCGTCCGCACGCACACCGGGCAGGTGATCGGCGGGGTCGCCCCGGTCGGCCACCCCCGCCCGCTGCGCACCCTGGTCGACACCGCCCTGGAGTCGTACGACGAGATCTGGGCGGCCGGCGGCGTGCCGCGGGCGGTCTTCCCCACCACGTACCCGGAGCTGCTGCGGGTCACCGGCGGCGTCCCGACCGGGGTGGCGTGA
- a CDS encoding DMT family transporter produces the protein MTTPRPVLGVAMVLASAGLFAVNGTVSKLVLRAGLDAPQLTLLRAAGAVTGLLALSVLLRPGARRLRATPGQLPLLIGYGLAGFFAVPMLYFVAISRLPVGIGLLFEYTAPLLVALWARFGQRNRVRPRLWAGLALSLVGLGCVAEVWGELKLDGLGVLAGFGAAVFLAVYYVLGAHGTACRDTLSLCTWAFGAAAVAGLLTRAVTVGTGGWEPLAADTEGGVPVALLCAYTVVLGSIAPYLLVAGAMRHLPATSVGIIGMAEPVLASAVAWVVLGPGEALNTAQLTGGLLVLVGVALAETARVAPARTAAPPAPDAVTVPPGAGRTAHRTARSGPGTAD, from the coding sequence GTGACAACCCCCCGCCCCGTCCTCGGGGTCGCCATGGTGCTCGCCTCGGCCGGGCTCTTCGCCGTCAACGGCACCGTCTCCAAGCTGGTGCTCCGCGCCGGCCTGGACGCCCCACAGCTCACCCTGCTGCGCGCCGCCGGGGCCGTCACCGGGCTGCTGGCCCTGAGCGTGCTGCTGCGTCCGGGGGCCCGCCGGCTCCGGGCCACCCCCGGCCAGCTGCCGCTGCTGATCGGGTACGGGCTGGCCGGGTTCTTCGCCGTACCGATGCTCTACTTCGTCGCCATCTCCCGGCTGCCGGTCGGGATCGGGCTGCTGTTCGAGTACACCGCCCCGCTGCTGGTCGCCCTCTGGGCCCGGTTCGGCCAGCGCAACCGGGTACGCCCGCGGCTCTGGGCCGGCCTGGCGTTGAGCCTGGTCGGCCTCGGCTGCGTGGCCGAGGTGTGGGGCGAGCTGAAGCTGGACGGCCTCGGCGTGCTCGCCGGTTTCGGCGCCGCGGTCTTCCTCGCCGTGTACTACGTGCTCGGCGCCCACGGCACGGCGTGTCGGGACACCTTGTCGCTGTGCACCTGGGCGTTCGGCGCCGCCGCCGTGGCGGGCCTGCTCACCCGCGCGGTCACCGTCGGCACCGGCGGCTGGGAGCCGCTGGCCGCCGACACCGAGGGTGGCGTGCCCGTGGCGCTGCTCTGCGCGTACACGGTGGTGCTCGGCTCGATCGCGCCGTACCTGCTGGTGGCCGGGGCGATGCGGCACCTCCCCGCGACCAGCGTCGGGATCATCGGCATGGCCGAGCCGGTGCTCGCCTCGGCGGTCGCCTGGGTCGTGCTCGGCCCCGGTGAAGCGCTCAACACCGCCCAGCTCACCGGCGGGCTCCTGGTGCTGGTCGGCGTCGCGCTGGCCGAGACGGCCCGGGTCGCCCCGGCCCGGACCGCCGCGCCGCCCGCCCCGGACGCCGTCACCGTCCCGCCCGGAGCCGGCCGGACGGCGCACCGCACCGCCCGGTCGGGGCCCGGCACGGCCGACTGA
- a CDS encoding SAV_6107 family HEPN domain-containing protein, translating into MPTNPAQAPTVPAHVLPHRTPAQLLAVARRGLAEAAQTRPDGLRYAAAHLAALRAAAAVLAARARPAPARRHRVTSVWVLLSGVAPELDEWARFFALGAGKRAAAEAGIPRVVTAREADDLLRSAEQFVTVVEAALGVAHQPALDGLAA; encoded by the coding sequence ATGCCGACCAACCCGGCTCAGGCACCGACGGTGCCGGCGCACGTGCTGCCGCACCGCACCCCCGCCCAGCTTCTCGCGGTGGCCCGGCGCGGGCTGGCCGAGGCCGCCCAGACCCGTCCCGACGGCCTCCGTTACGCCGCCGCCCACCTGGCCGCGCTCCGGGCGGCCGCGGCGGTGCTCGCCGCCCGGGCGCGTCCCGCCCCCGCCCGACGCCACCGGGTCACCAGCGTCTGGGTCCTGCTCTCCGGTGTCGCCCCCGAGCTCGACGAGTGGGCCCGGTTCTTCGCCCTCGGCGCCGGCAAGCGGGCTGCCGCCGAGGCCGGCATCCCACGGGTCGTGACCGCCCGGGAGGCCGACGACCTGCTGCGCTCCGCCGAGCAGTTCGTCACGGTCGTGGAGGCCGCGCTCGGCGTGGCCCACCAACCGGCGCTCGACGGCCTCGCGGCCTGA
- a CDS encoding DNA polymerase Y family protein, which translates to MTAAPVRTLLLWCPDWPVLAAEIVDGVPATDPVAVLHANRVVACSERARAEGVRRGLRRREAQGRCPQLTAVEYDPGRDARAFEPVVAAVEELVAGVEVVRPGACAVAARGPSRYLGGEEAAAERIVEHVAQACAVESQVGIADGVFAAGLAARDGRVVPPGGTPEFLADLPVEALGRPALADLLRRLGVRTLGDFAALPAGDVLARFGFDGALAHRLAAGRDHRQLAVRRPPVDLAVTADHDEPLDRVDAAAFAARALAERLHDRLAAHGLACTRLGIEAVTAHGQELHRVWRHDGLLTAAAIADRVRWQLDGWLSGSTGRAGTRPTRPTAGIIRLRLVPDGVVAQAGLQPGLWGETGEERERAHRALSRVQGILGPEAVVTAVLGGGRSPADQVRLVPWGDERLPAWPVPPPWPGRLPPPAPAVVLPDPLAAVVHDAAGEPVEVSARLQVSAEPARLTVGAARPVEIVGWAGPWPVDERWWAPAEARRRARFQVCLADGTALLLAVEAGRWLVEAIYD; encoded by the coding sequence GTGACCGCCGCGCCCGTGCGGACCCTGCTGCTCTGGTGCCCGGACTGGCCGGTGCTCGCCGCGGAGATCGTCGACGGGGTGCCGGCCACCGACCCGGTCGCCGTGCTGCACGCCAACCGGGTGGTCGCCTGCTCCGAGCGGGCCCGCGCCGAGGGGGTGCGTCGAGGGCTGCGCAGACGGGAGGCCCAGGGCCGGTGCCCGCAGCTCACCGCCGTCGAGTACGACCCCGGGCGGGACGCCCGGGCGTTCGAACCGGTGGTCGCCGCCGTCGAGGAACTGGTCGCCGGCGTCGAGGTGGTACGCCCTGGCGCGTGCGCGGTGGCGGCCCGTGGGCCGAGCCGCTACCTCGGGGGCGAGGAGGCGGCCGCCGAGCGGATCGTCGAGCACGTCGCCCAGGCCTGCGCGGTGGAGAGCCAGGTCGGCATCGCTGACGGGGTGTTCGCCGCCGGGCTGGCCGCCCGTGACGGACGGGTCGTTCCGCCCGGCGGGACGCCGGAGTTCCTCGCCGACCTGCCGGTCGAGGCGCTCGGCCGCCCGGCCCTGGCCGACCTGCTGCGCCGGCTCGGCGTACGCACCCTGGGCGACTTCGCCGCGCTGCCCGCCGGCGACGTGCTGGCCCGGTTCGGCTTCGACGGTGCGCTGGCCCACCGGTTGGCGGCCGGGCGGGACCACCGTCAGCTCGCGGTCCGGCGACCCCCGGTCGACCTCGCGGTCACCGCCGACCACGACGAGCCGCTCGACCGGGTCGACGCGGCGGCCTTCGCCGCCCGGGCGCTGGCCGAACGGCTGCACGACCGGCTCGCCGCGCACGGGCTGGCCTGCACCCGTCTCGGCATCGAGGCGGTCACCGCGCACGGCCAGGAACTGCACCGGGTCTGGCGGCACGACGGGCTGCTCACCGCCGCGGCCATCGCCGACCGGGTGCGCTGGCAGCTCGACGGCTGGCTGTCCGGCAGCACCGGCCGGGCCGGCACCCGCCCGACCCGCCCGACGGCGGGCATCATCCGGCTGCGGCTGGTCCCGGACGGGGTGGTCGCGCAAGCCGGCCTGCAACCCGGCCTGTGGGGGGAGACCGGCGAGGAGCGGGAGCGGGCGCACCGGGCGTTGAGCCGGGTGCAGGGCATCCTCGGTCCCGAGGCGGTGGTCACCGCGGTGCTCGGTGGCGGGCGCTCGCCGGCGGACCAGGTGCGCCTGGTGCCGTGGGGCGACGAACGCCTGCCGGCCTGGCCCGTCCCGCCGCCGTGGCCGGGCCGACTGCCGCCACCCGCGCCGGCCGTGGTGCTGCCCGACCCGCTCGCCGCGGTCGTGCACGACGCCGCCGGCGAGCCGGTCGAGGTCAGCGCGCGACTCCAGGTCAGCGCCGAGCCGGCCCGACTGACCGTGGGCGCCGCCCGGCCGGTCGAGATCGTCGGCTGGGCGGGTCCGTGGCCGGTCGACGAGCGCTGGTGGGCACCGGCCGAGGCCCGCCGCCGGGCCCGGTTCCAGGTCTGTCTGGCCGACGGTACGGCCCTGCTGCTCGCCGTCGAGGCCGGGCGGTGGCTGGTGGAGGCGATCTATGACTGA